The Roseimicrobium gellanilyticum DNA segment GTAGGCTTGCGCCTTCTCCGGATTGTAACCCAGGCGCACGGCGGTCTCCTCGGGCAGTTCGGCATACAGCAGTTTGGCACCACCATGCTTGTGGGAGATCATCACACCATCAGGATCCACTTGGAAGATGCGGCATTCCTCATAGACCTTGCCCCGATTGGTTACAATCAACTGGGTGGGCCTGTCATCCTTCGCCACCACGAGTCCGTGTGGCAGTACCAGAAACAGGAGTGCCGTGAGCAGAAACCGGGCTTTCATAGAACGGAATGGGTTGCTCCTCCAGAGTCTATGGGCAGGCTCGTTAAGTCTAGATTGCTATTTCCAGCAGCAAGGGTGGGTGTGGTAAATTTGGAAAAACCCGGATTCTGGGATCTTTTTTTGCGATTGCTTGAAGGTGACCAAGAGAGGGCCAAGCGGCCCCCGATTCTCGAATTCATGGAAAAGCCCCATTTCCCATGAACACGCCCCTTGAACCCTCGCCAGTTCCCGCACCGCCGCCGGGCCCGAACCCCAGCGATCCGAAGCCGATTCAGCCGACGGAACCCACACCCCAGCCTCCGATGCCAGAGCCCACGGATCCCACGCCTGCTCCGCCCCCACCGGTGGTGGTACCGGTGGCGTAGCCAGTGCGGCTCAAGTCACAAGCCCTTCATCGGGTCAGGAGCGAAGGGACGAAGCTGCAGGAGAGGTACGGCTTTTTCCTCTTGGGCGCCACTCTTGAACTTCAGCCACTCGTTGATCTGTCCTTCCCATCGGCGCATGGCGTCGTAGTGCGGACCATAGACGGAGAAAGGATATCCGTCGGGGTCTGTGTAGGCAGCGTACCAGGCTTCGAAGTCGTCGGCGTGACGCATCCTCCACACCTTTGGGTCATGAGGGAATTCATGGCTTTTGCACCAGGGAATCCATACCTCCTTGCGAACCTTCTCCAGCTTTTGAAAGACGGACCATTCCAGCCTGGCGCATTCCTTGATGTAGTCCTCCCGGGCGATGGATGACCTTGAGAAGATCTGCATCTGGAGGTCGTTTACGTTGGGCAAATTCTCGGCGTTCAAAAGCTCGAAGAAGAGGCAGCTCCAAGCATGTTCAAAGTGAGTGGCTGTCGGAAGATTGGGGTCACTCACATCTCTGATGGTGATGGACAGGGGCTCGCCGTTGCATCCACCATCCCAGTAGGAGGGGTAGCGTTGCGCGGCATCGAGATTGTCCGCGGCATGCGAGGTGGGCTTCCAGAAAATGGGCTGCCCGGCATGTTTTCCTTCGAAACGCTCAATGACCCACGACGCAATGGAGTCATCCACGGTGACGATATCAAGGCGACGCGAGGGGTAGGTGAGGAATTGCCCCATATGGGGACGGTCCTCGATCATCTTGTGGAGTTGATGGATGCCGTGATCCTTCCTCACCGCAAAGGACGCCGGAAGAGTCATCGTCCTCAGCGTGAGCCGGAGCGCTTCTGAGCGGGAGGCCGCAGTCGAGTTTTCAGAGGTCGTCGTCGCAGTCGTGGGAAACGCGCGCTTCATGACCGCGCTTGGGAGCAGTGGAAAAAGCGGATCGATGGCCGGCTGTTCTCCCCTGACGTTGAGTGCTGGGAGGACAATGGTCGCGCTCACGACCACATGCAGAAGCGGCAGAACCACCCATGGCTGGGACATCGAAGGCTTCATGGCCGGATTATCCCGACGGAAGTCCAAGGCGTCACGGTATTTTTGGGCGGACAGATGGGTCCGTGAGAAGCTGGGTCGACTTTCAGGGCCCGTCAGCTCTTCTGCCCCATCCGCTCGAAGAAATACGGCACGGAGATCTTCAGGCACTGCACACCATACTTGAGGGCTTTCTTGAAGGGGATGGAGCTGGCATCCTCCTCATAAGAAGTGGGGCAGGTGACTTCGCAGGTGAGGAACCCGGCGCGCAGTGCGCCGATGAACATCTGGTTGTCGAAGATGAAGTCGTTGCGGAAAGTGTGGAAGGGCACCGTCTCCAGCAGCTTGCGGGTGTAGGCGCGGTAGCCGGTGTGGAATTCGCTGTGGCTCACACCCAGGCACACATCCATGGCGGCGGTGATGGCGCGGTTCGGCAGGTAGCGCCAGAAGGGCATGGTTCCCTTGGCTCCCTTGCCACTGGTGCGTACGCCAAGGCAGAGATCCCAGTGCTCTGTGGCCAGCATGGAGGCCATCGCCAGCGTGAGCTTGGGCGTGTACTGGTAGTCCGGGTGGAGCTGGATCACGATGTCCGCCCCAGCGTCCAGCGCATACTGCAGGCAGCGCTTCACGTTGCCACCATAGTTCTGGTTCGTCTCGTTGCGATGCACCTCAATGCCCAGCGCTTGAGCAGCGGCCACGGTGTTGTCCTTGGAGCAGTCGTCCACGAGGATGATGGTATCCACAAACTCACGCGGGATGTCTCCCACGGTTTTGGCGACGGTCTTCTCCGCGAAATACGCGGGCATCGTGACGGCGATCTTCTTTCCTTGCAGCATGGTTCCGGTTCTGGCGAGCTCTACTCAGGCGACAGCGAGCTCCCGCGATCCAATGCGGGGCAGCAAGCTTTGCCAGGCGTGTTTAGCCAGAGAATCGGGAATGTCCACGTCAGAAGCGGAAAGGATTTGTCCGGCGGAGACGGAATGCCTCAGGCGGGCGCCGCTCAGCAGTCCGATGGGGGGCGCGGAGCCGCATTCAGAGAAGCGCATGGCTTCACCACGGAAGTCCATGCCGCCGATGGCCTGCTCGATGAGGTGACCGGCTCGCAGGTCACGCTTGGCAATAGCCACTACATTCACCCGCGGAGTGGGCGAGTTGTTCAACAAGGCGCCACGGCCTTCCAGCACGCGGCGGATGGTGCGGGGCATCTCCAGGTGGCAGAGGTGGTAGGGACGGAGCAGGGTGTAGTAGGGACCCTCGCCGAGCTTCAGGTAGCGAAGTACTTCAGGGCGCTCTGTGGCATGGCTGCCCACGAGGAAGACACCGGCCGGCAGCTTCGAGTTGAGCACGTAGTCACTGATGGGCCCACCAAGAGTGGTCGCCTCATGCCCCAGCATCAGAGCGGCATCTTCCAGTGGGATGTCGCGCAGGCCGAGCATGCCTCGTTGCACGATGTCCGCATTCATGCCGTTGGCCACCAGCGCCTGCTCAATCTGGAGCTTGGTGCCATCGGTGAAGCTCGTCACCTGGGGCACGCTGATGCCGTTGCGCTCGGCCCAGTAGGCCATCTCTGTCGCCGAGGGATTCTCGTTGAGGAAGCCCTTGATGTTTCCGTACACCAGCGGCTGGAAGCCCATGCCCACCGCCTCTTCATGAAGCGCCGCGAGGGATCCGGGTTGGTCGCCCTCGGCCTCAGTCAGGAGACCGCGATTGCAGAAGTACGAGCCCACGGTGACGTGAAACTCTGCGCCCATGGTCACCACGGGCAGTCCAGCCTTGAAAGCCGTATCCACCACCATGGAGGCATGCTGGATGTCCCCACTGCACTCCACGATAAGGTCGGAGTTCGCCACCACTTCATCCAACGAGCGTGTCAGCAGCTTCGGTTCGAAGTGCTGCACCGAATCAAGGGTGCGCCGCGTGAGCACCCGGCTGACCCCAAGGTCCGCGGTGGTGCGCATCAGCATGCACAATCCCATCGCGATGAATCCCGTACCCACAATGCCAATCCGTGCGGGAACAGATCGAGGAGAGCGGGATTTGACCAGGGGCTGCATGATTGGGGGCGAGTCGATTCTGACGTTAAAAGAAGGGAACGCAACCAATTACCGAATAAGATCTCTCCTTGACGTTCAGGGCGCTTTCCCCTTGTAGCGGAACACGTGCCGGGTCGTCGGATGAAGCAGACCATAGTGCACGGAGTGCAATTCGAACAGGGTGGGATCCTTCAGAATGTCGCAGATCGGCTTGGTGGAAGGCTGGCTTTCCAGGAATCGCAGAAACCCCACATTGATGTAGAAGCGCCGCGCGGACCGCTCCGATTCTGCCATCAGCTTGCGAAGCTCGTCCACCGTGTCGAAGCGGCGCTCCGCCGGGTCATACCCCTCCGTGTACATGCGGAAGGCGCCGCTCATGACATCCTTGTCGATGTCGGGGTTCCTTGGGTTGATCACCGTGCGGTAACTCGCCACCGCGTCGCGTCCGGGTTCTATGGGATGGTTTCTCAGGAGCGAACGAGGCTGACGGGTGATGAAGGCGAAGAGCAATACAGTCATCACGAGTCCCGCTTGCACCATGGCCTTGGCCGGACCTTCGCGTGCTGCTGCCGCCTTGGTCAGCAATTCCGCCCCTGCCGCCGCCATGAGGAAGAGACCGGGAAGGAAGGGACAGAAATACCAGTCGTAGGGCCTGTTCTTGCCCAGATACATGTGCAGCAGCATCACCGCAGGCGCGCCGAGGCTGAAAAGCAGGAGCGCGCGATGGGCTGGCTTCTGCAGCAGGGCCACGATGCCGGCGAGTGTCAGCACGAAAAAGAGCCCGATACCGGCGAGGTGCAGCACCGGTAGCGTCTGCATGGAGATCTGCAGGGCGTAGCGGTAGGGATTCTCCGGCTCATCCCAAGGCTGGTAGGGCTGGCCAAAGAACCAGGCCGTCAGGCCATCCTGCCAGAAGCGTCCGTCCAGCGTGCCGCGGATTTCCCCCTTGGCCATGAACTCCTGAAGCTGCGGCCAGCAAGGCGCCAGCCAGCCCACCACGATCACAAGCGTGAGCATGTTTGCCACGAACCAGCGGCGCGCGAGGAGCCACGTGGATGTGTTCTTCAGGCCAAGCTGGAAGAGGCACGCCGCAGCCGTGAGATTCAGCGCCATGGCAGGGTACACGCCCTGGAGATTGCTCCAGATCATGAAGAAATTCCCCAGGCCAAACAGCACCCACCAGATCCAGCGACCTGTCTGCAGTGCGCGCCCCAGCACTCCGAGCATGAGCGTGGCGCCCAGCATGATGAAGCCATACCCGCGGCCATCCACGCCGAAGCGCGTGAACCAGGGATGCAGCAGCAGGAGAAGCAACCCCCACCACGCGCTCAGCCCCCACACACGGAGCGCCCAGAAGAATGCGGGAATCAGCAGCAGCCCAGCGATGAAGACCGGTGCCCTCAGCAGCGCTTCACTGAACCAGGGAGCGGTGGGCTCGGTGCTCTTGTGAAAAAAAGCATCGTGTGAGAGCCTCGCAAACACACTGTACCCGAGATGGTTCGTGGGCTTGCGCATGTTCCACAAGGTGGTGGTCCATTCACGGGGAGTCAGTTTGAGAGTGCCATCCGGCTGGCGCTCCACGCGGTCGAGGATGAACCGGCTTGCATTGAATTCCTCGTCCCCCCACATGGATTGGAAGAGGCGCGGTTGATTGTGCCAGGCAGCCAGGCCCATGAGCGTGACGAGGGCGAGGATCTCCCACTTTCCCACCGGTCTCGTTTCCGGCTTGGACATGAACTTCATCTCCGCCGAGCGCCGTATGCCCAACCACGGAGATGCGAGGAGAAGGGCTCCCACGAGCATGAGATTTGTCTTCACCCCCTTCGGGAGCCACACGGATACGTAGGCCTCAGGAGCGGCGTTGCCGCCTTCAGAGCGCGCTTTTTCCTGCAGCTTCTGCAGCCGCTTCTCCGCCTTCTCAGGATTGCCCAACTGCTTCTTCAGCACAAACAATCCCAGCAGCACCACCGCGCAGGTGATGATGAAGGGCAGGGAGCCACGCCAGGGAAGGCGTGCAAGAAGGGATCGCATGCCGCGATGATGGAGAGGAGGACGCGCTGCTCAAGGGCGGCTTTCTACATCGCTGCGTCGCGGCGGACGGTTCCTTTCGTGCGGGATGCTTGCACCAAAAGAAATTGCCACGTAGGAGAGTGGATGCGTTCCCCCCGCGGTGTGTTGAGAGTTGTCCTTGTAGTCCCCCTTCTTGTGCTGTGCCTGGCTTCCTGCCGTTCCACCAATCAGCTTCTGAAGGCCAGGCCAGTAGCCCTGAGTCCTTTTGTCGAGCATCCACAGCTTCTACAGGACCATCGTGAGCACGTGCCGTTTCATCGCTTGTGGGTCACGGCGGACTCCGGCGCACGCGCCAGGGCCGCGCAAAAGACGGAGATCTACATCGCCCCGGTCACGCTGCGTTACTTGCGCCCCCTGAAGAAGCCCCTCGTACGCAAGGAGGTGGCGGCTGGCAGCATTGATCGTCGTGAAGCGGAAATGGCCCGTCAGCTCAGGAGCACCTTTGCCCAGGCCTTCGGCGAAGTGCCACCGTCCCGGTACTACGTATCTCCTGAGCCCAATGCCAGATCTGTCACGCTCGAGCTGGCGCTGGTGGAATTGAATCCCACCAGTCCCAAGGGAAATGCCGTGAAGACGGCTGCGAAATTCGTGGTGGGTCCGCTGGCCAGTCTGGGTGGCATGTTCACCAAGGGCAATGTCGCCATCGAGGGCAAGATTCGGAACTCCAGCACCCGCGAGTTGATTGCGGAATTCGCCGACAATGAGGCGGATCGCATGACGCTCTATACGCTGCGCGACTTCCGCCCGTATGGTCACGCCGAGTACGCCATGCGTTCGTGGGCGGAGCAGTTTGAGCGATTCACCCGTGCCTCCTACGGAGACAACATCGGTGACACCGCATTCTTCACATTGGATCCGCGGTGATGGTCGCTAGTTGGTTTTGACCTCCTCCGCCGGCGTCTGGGTGGAGGCTTCGGCCGCTTTTTCCTGCGGGGGCGGGGTACTGGAGCCGCCCTGATCGGCGGGTGGCGTCTCCTTCTCTTTCTGGAGCGCAATCAAGCGCTGTGACTCAAGCAGCAGATACTCCGGCTGGATGCAGGACTGGTGGGAGACATTGCTCCAAAGGATGCTGCTCTGTCGATCCACGAGGAAGGCGCCGTGAAGCGGCTTTTCCAGATACTGGTCATAGCAACCCCAGGACTTGAAGGCGAACTGCTGCCGATCCGAGAGCATGTTGAACGGCAGCTTCGGCGAGGGCGTGCCGGTGAGACCAAGCGCCTCCAGCAACATGGTGGCTTCCTCCGTGCTCACGACCACGATGGGAATGCCGAAGTGCGCAAACGAGGGCGCGTGGGTTCGCAACTCCTTGAGCGGTGCGGCATCCTCCGGGCGGGAGCCCCCTGCCTGAAAAATGACCAGCGTGTATTGTCCCTGCCACTTCTCCATGCCCACGGTGCTTCCCGTTTCATCCGGCAGGGTGAATCCAGGCGCCGGCAGCGGACTGGCGACAACCAGGGTCTGACTCATGGTGCTGGGGGCCGGCTTCGGGAGGGTGAGTGGTTGCCCTTCTTTGGCTGCCCTCAGCATGGCCGCCACGGGGATGGACGCGGGATGGTTTCGCAATTCCTTCTCGAGAAGTTGCTGTGCCTGCCCGGGATCGCCAGCCTTGGCAAAGAAGGGAGCCAGGGCGACCGCGGGCACATCCAGAATGTCCCCCACGTAGGCGGAGATGTGTCCTCCCGCGAGTTCGATGAAGGCCTCCGCACCGCGAGCCATGCTCTCCGCCAGTTCACGATGGCGGTCCATGGAACTGTTTGCCGTGATTTTTTCTGTGATCTGGCGCAGCTCATCGAGCTGGTTGTTGGCGTTCTGCGCGAATCCCTGGGCCGCAAAAGCGATGGCTCTCCAGTAGTGGGTCTGGGCCATCGCGAGCTGGCAACCTGCCTCATCCAGATCGGTGAGCGCATCCGTGCGTCCCAGTTCCTCCCACCGGCCTGCTGCCATGAGAAGCTGGGCGCGTAGACGACGTGCTTCTACAAAGGCATCACCCGGATCCACGTCCGGTTGCCGGTCAGGATTGAAATGAGGCCGGCGGGGAAGCTGCCGCAGATCGTTGGCGAGCTTCAGCGCGGCATCTGCATCGCCCTGATGGTAGAGTGCCCAGGATAGAAGCCGTGCATTCTCAAAGTCCTCCGGAGAATTCCCCAACTTGGAGAGAGAGACTGAGAGCAACTGGTTGGCCATGCGCCAGTCCCCGACCGCTTCCAGCGGCGCGGCGGCGAGCCTGAAGCCGACTGCCCCGGCTCTCTCCAGATCAATGCTCCTGGCGTAAGGCACAGCGCGGCGCGCATCTCTCTTCAGCCACAGCAGCACCCCGTACGGTGCCACCTGTCCCACGCCGATGGCATTCCCGATGGTATCAAGCTGTCCATCCATGGCCAAGGACTGCGGCAGGGGGGCGTCCACCAGATGATGCGCCAGAATTCGGTAGCGAACGGCGAACAGTTGCGTGGCGGCGTCCTGATTCTGCGCCGAGGCAATGGAGTCAAAAGCAGCGGCCAGTGCCTCCAGACGCCCGCCAAGGTCACCCGACTCTGCTGAGGCGAAGAAGGAACGGTAAGCGGTGGTCCAGGAGACCTCCACGGCGCCTTTCCCTGATGCAGCCTCGGCCTTGTCCAGAAAGTAGGTCGCCCTGCCAGGCTGGGTTTCATTGGCGATGGCCAGGCCAATCCAGGCTCCAGCACACTGCGGATCCTCCGTGGCAGCGGTACGAAAGCAGCGCTCGGCACGGCTCGAATCCAATGTGTGCAGTGCCAGGGTTCCCATCTGCATCAGGCTGGACACGGTTGGGTTTGAGGAGGTGAAGGGGACGGTGTTACCGGGTGCGCCTGTGCCAAGAACATCTTCCTTCATGAAGGGGCCTTGGGAAAAGGCCTCCTCGTCCGTGGATGGCTTCAGGAATCTCCGCCCAGTTTCCCAGTCCGCCTTGTAGAGGCGATCCATGGACGTGGGAATGGGGGCCTCCGCCTTGGCCGTGACAGCTTCCTTCTTCTCGACGATGGCCACCTGGATACGATCCAGTGCCCAGGAGATCCAATAGACCACGGCTGCCAGAGCCATGGCCATGATGATCATGATCCATCGTGCGGGGTTCTCAATGAAGGACATGGCGGGTCGGGGGACAGTCGGCGTTGCTGTTCTGCGTGGATCTTAACTAATTACGCTTGGGAGAACAAGCAGGCTGGTGGGATGTCACTGCGGAAGAAGGTTCTGACAAACGAGAGATAGGTGCCAATCAACATTTTTTGGCGGAAACACCCGCCGTATTGTCCAACCGAGAACGATCTGTTAAAAAGACGGTAACCCGATTCCTGCCATGAAATCTACTTGGTCCAAAATTGCAGGGCTTTCCGCGGTGCGAGCCTCTCTCCTGAGCGCAACTCCATGGCGGATGCTGTTGATGCTCCTGACATTGACGCTCTGGACCGCCAGCGTGGTGGCTGACCCGCCCATCGTCAACAAGCCGAGCGGCGCCAAGGTGAAGACCTATGGGAAGCCGAATTCCAACCTGAACACGAACTCCAAGCCAGGTTTCCAGACCGGCGGCAAGGGACATAGACCTCCACACGTGGTGGTCGTTCCGAAGCCCCCTGTCATCCCGATCCGGCCAAACAAGACGCCGCAGATTTCGGGCATTGCGACTCCCTTCCCAGACTCGTCCGTGAAGTCGTATCCCACCAAGGTGGAGGTGCGTCCTGCCCAGCCTCCGTTCGGTCCAGCGTATCCTCTGACAAAGTTTTCGCAATTCGGCCGCCCCGTCTCTCCTTTCGCGGCCAAGCCCACGGTGCAGCAGTTTTTGGGGCCGAAGCCGAATGCCTCCGGCATTACAGCTACCAGCACGCCTGTGCCCTCGGCCATTTCCACCACGAAGACGGTCTCCAGTTTTACGCCAGCGCCGAGAACGGTGGTGCCCACACACCCCTCCGGCTTCGTGGTTCGCTCAGGACATCCCCATCGTCCGGAGAAATGGCAGAAGGTGCAGGACAACTGCAACACGGAGTGGGACTCCTGGCACAGGAAGCACGGCTCACACGTGAAGACCATCCAGGGAGAGCGGCTGAAGAACTGGGGTGAAGTGTGCGGTCGCTATCGCGAACCGGGATGGGCCAAACACTTCCACGGCAAGGAGTACAAGAAGTGGTGTGGTGACGTGTGGAAATACCGGCAGGACCGCTGCGTGGAGGTGTGGTGCGACCGGAAGCCTTTCTGGAATCACGTTTTTGACAATAACTGGTGGAGCTCCTGCTGGTGGAGGAAGAGTCCTCCGAAGCATGTGATCGGCGCTCACGAGTCACCCTGGTGGTGGTGGCATGGCTGTGAGCCGGAGAAGCGGCGCACGTTCTTTGGCGTGGCGCTCGCCGTGCCGGCGGTCATTTATGACCCGGGCACCACAGTTCTATATGATGGCTCCAATTACTACGTGGATGGCGACTTTGTCTCCACCGCCGTGGCTGCTCGCGAGGAGGTCATCGACCTCGCGAATCCCGATGTGAGCGGTATTCTCCTTCCGGAGCCTGCGCCAGAGGGGGAGGCCGAAACCTGGCTGCCACTCGGTGTGTGGGCACTGGCCCAGCAACAGCAGGGTGACCCGACGATGTTCGTGCAACTGAGTGTGAACAAGGACGGCATCATCGCCGGTGCCTACAAGAACATCCTCACGGGTGACGAACAGCCCATCGTGGGCCGGGTGGATCTGAAGACCCAGCGTATCGCCTGGCATGTGGGTGATGCCTCGCAAACCGTGTATGAAACCGGGCTCAACAGTCTGGATAACGATGTGGCGAGTGTGTTCATCCACTTCGGCACCGAGGCTACACAGACCTGGCTGCTGGTGAAGTTGCCATCCCCAGAAATGCCGCCGGGACCGGTGAAGACGCCGCGGATCGACTGAGGGATCAGCGAAGTCTAGCTCTGGGAGCGAGCAGGCGTCTTCGCGCGGTGCTCGCTGGGTCGCCAGCCAATCCACTTCTTGAACGTGGTGGAGAACACAAAGGGATTCTGATGCCCCACCGCGCGGGCGATGGACTCGATCTTCTCATCCGTCGTGGCCAGCAGCTCCGCGGCACGACGCATGCGCAGCCATGTGACGTGGCGCATGGGTGAGCGACCGAGTTGCGTGGTGGTCAGTCGGCGCAGATGTTCCTCGCTCATGTTGGCATCACGTGCGAGGCGGGTGGCGGTCCATGGAGCGCCGGGATTCTCTGCGACTTTTTCCCACAACCGGGAAAGCCGCTCATCCATCTGCCACGGTTGGGCGAACTGAAGCACGTATCCCTGGATGAGTTCCACCCAGTGGTGGATGGCTGCAGGAGTGCTGTGGGCTGACTCGCACTCCGCCGCGAGCCCCAGCGCCGCCAGCCTCAAGCCAGTGCCATCGAATTTCGCCAGCACCGGCGAGCCTGCCATGACGATGGGCCGCTTCTCGGGCACGGATTGATAGCGCACCCAGGCGAACTCCCACTTCTTTCCAGGGACGGCGTGGAAGGCATTCAACAGGTGCGGTGGCAGTAGGCACGCCATCCCAGCGCGACAGATTTGCCAGCGTCCATCCACCAAAATACGACCCTCTCCACCGATGCAGGCCATGAAGTAGGTGCCGCTCTGTCTCATGCGCACGATGCAGTAGGGCGCATGCGCCTCACACACACCGAGGTGGGCAATGCGGTGCTGGGCCAGCGCCGGGCATGCAGGTGTGTTTTTTAACCATGATCGCTCATCCTGCTCGTCCACACGCACGACCACCTGCCGGGTGCGCCTCCCGAGGATGTGGGTTTCAGATAGGTGGTCGTGGGAGCCTGGCATGCGAGAATGTGGAGAATGGAAAACGAACCAGCGTTTCTATTTTCGCTTTGCGATTCACGTCAGGCAACGGTGCGTTCATCGCTTTTCGAACTTTCTACAGAACACCAAACCGCTAACTCCTCACTCATCCCATGCCCAACCCTTGGACCGGAATCGGAAATCCCTACACCCGACAGGAAGTTGTTGATCGCCTCAACGCCTC contains these protein-coding regions:
- a CDS encoding DUF3313 family protein translates to MRSPRGVLRVVLVVPLLVLCLASCRSTNQLLKARPVALSPFVEHPQLLQDHREHVPFHRLWVTADSGARARAAQKTEIYIAPVTLRYLRPLKKPLVRKEVAAGSIDRREAEMARQLRSTFAQAFGEVPPSRYYVSPEPNARSVTLELALVELNPTSPKGNAVKTAAKFVVGPLASLGGMFTKGNVAIEGKIRNSSTRELIAEFADNEADRMTLYTLRDFRPYGHAEYAMRSWAEQFERFTRASYGDNIGDTAFFTLDPR
- a CDS encoding SAF domain-containing protein produces the protein MQPLVKSRSPRSVPARIGIVGTGFIAMGLCMLMRTTADLGVSRVLTRRTLDSVQHFEPKLLTRSLDEVVANSDLIVECSGDIQHASMVVDTAFKAGLPVVTMGAEFHVTVGSYFCNRGLLTEAEGDQPGSLAALHEEAVGMGFQPLVYGNIKGFLNENPSATEMAYWAERNGISVPQVTSFTDGTKLQIEQALVANGMNADIVQRGMLGLRDIPLEDAALMLGHEATTLGGPISDYVLNSKLPAGVFLVGSHATERPEVLRYLKLGEGPYYTLLRPYHLCHLEMPRTIRRVLEGRGALLNNSPTPRVNVVAIAKRDLRAGHLIEQAIGGMDFRGEAMRFSECGSAPPIGLLSGARLRHSVSAGQILSASDVDIPDSLAKHAWQSLLPRIGSRELAVA
- a CDS encoding glycosyltransferase family 2 protein, which gives rise to MLQGKKIAVTMPAYFAEKTVAKTVGDIPREFVDTIILVDDCSKDNTVAAAQALGIEVHRNETNQNYGGNVKRCLQYALDAGADIVIQLHPDYQYTPKLTLAMASMLATEHWDLCLGVRTSGKGAKGTMPFWRYLPNRAITAAMDVCLGVSHSEFHTGYRAYTRKLLETVPFHTFRNDFIFDNQMFIGALRAGFLTCEVTCPTSYEEDASSIPFKKALKYGVQCLKISVPYFFERMGQKS
- a CDS encoding AraC family transcriptional regulator; amino-acid sequence: MPGSHDHLSETHILGRRTRQVVVRVDEQDERSWLKNTPACPALAQHRIAHLGVCEAHAPYCIVRMRQSGTYFMACIGGEGRILVDGRWQICRAGMACLLPPHLLNAFHAVPGKKWEFAWVRYQSVPEKRPIVMAGSPVLAKFDGTGLRLAALGLAAECESAHSTPAAIHHWVELIQGYVLQFAQPWQMDERLSRLWEKVAENPGAPWTATRLARDANMSEEHLRRLTTTQLGRSPMRHVTWLRMRRAAELLATTDEKIESIARAVGHQNPFVFSTTFKKWIGWRPSEHRAKTPARSQS
- a CDS encoding redoxin domain-containing protein, giving the protein MSFIENPARWIMIIMAMALAAVVYWISWALDRIQVAIVEKKEAVTAKAEAPIPTSMDRLYKADWETGRRFLKPSTDEEAFSQGPFMKEDVLGTGAPGNTVPFTSSNPTVSSLMQMGTLALHTLDSSRAERCFRTAATEDPQCAGAWIGLAIANETQPGRATYFLDKAEAASGKGAVEVSWTTAYRSFFASAESGDLGGRLEALAAAFDSIASAQNQDAATQLFAVRYRILAHHLVDAPLPQSLAMDGQLDTIGNAIGVGQVAPYGVLLWLKRDARRAVPYARSIDLERAGAVGFRLAAAPLEAVGDWRMANQLLSVSLSKLGNSPEDFENARLLSWALYHQGDADAALKLANDLRQLPRRPHFNPDRQPDVDPGDAFVEARRLRAQLLMAAGRWEELGRTDALTDLDEAGCQLAMAQTHYWRAIAFAAQGFAQNANNQLDELRQITEKITANSSMDRHRELAESMARGAEAFIELAGGHISAYVGDILDVPAVALAPFFAKAGDPGQAQQLLEKELRNHPASIPVAAMLRAAKEGQPLTLPKPAPSTMSQTLVVASPLPAPGFTLPDETGSTVGMEKWQGQYTLVIFQAGGSRPEDAAPLKELRTHAPSFAHFGIPIVVVSTEEATMLLEALGLTGTPSPKLPFNMLSDRQQFAFKSWGCYDQYLEKPLHGAFLVDRQSSILWSNVSHQSCIQPEYLLLESQRLIALQKEKETPPADQGGSSTPPPQEKAAEASTQTPAEEVKTN